The following proteins are encoded in a genomic region of Aquifex aeolicus VF5:
- a CDS encoding flagellin has translation MATRINYNYEAAVTYTSLKQNERLMNKSLLRLSTGLRILSAADDASGLFIADQLALVSAGLEQGNRNIQFGISALQIAEGGVSQIYDKLKTMYQKAVSAANDINDPNARAALQRDIENLRDAILKIAQDTEYNGIRLLNGSFNNVRIHYGARSAQTLSVSISSVLPQQLGGYVAEDSPATATDTNNVLTNIGTTNTNYSVASGDSLAFTFTDGTSITFNSLNQLGYDFNNTGTYILDASAIVNTINNNPTLQGKGIRAYAENVSEADLTFDTTNVNIDQGDEVTITFYSGGELVFTKTYTDTVTLDQFIADINNQAGGKLIASKDPSGTKLVLSTPNGETISVEVTVNDADGDTVVSSINLGALLQGAAGTVVNTSGATASAVKVGTLIVMGSENFTVQGTGIAYFTAATSGTFNSLNDVDVTTNKGAEIAQVLIQRAVRQVDTIRTQIGSTINNLQAIYDAQAVAKDNTDNAESIIRNVDFAKEMTEFTKYQIRMQSGVAMLAQANALPQLVLQLLR, from the coding sequence CGAGGATTAATTACAATTATGAGGCTGCCGTTACTTATACTAGTTTAAAACAAAACGAGAGGTTGATGAATAAGTCCCTCTTAAGGCTTTCTACCGGTCTCAGGATACTCTCCGCAGCGGACGACGCTTCCGGACTATTCATAGCGGATCAGCTTGCACTCGTATCCGCAGGACTTGAGCAGGGTAACAGGAACATTCAGTTCGGTATTTCCGCACTCCAGATAGCCGAAGGTGGAGTATCCCAAATTTACGACAAACTAAAGACAATGTACCAAAAGGCTGTAAGTGCCGCAAATGATATTAATGACCCGAATGCAAGGGCTGCACTCCAGAGGGACATAGAAAACTTAAGAGATGCTATTTTGAAAATCGCACAGGATACAGAATACAACGGAATAAGACTTCTAAACGGTTCTTTCAATAACGTAAGAATTCACTACGGTGCGAGAAGTGCTCAAACGCTATCCGTGAGCATATCAAGTGTATTACCACAACAACTTGGTGGATACGTAGCAGAAGATTCTCCAGCCACCGCAACGGATACGAATAACGTTCTTACAAATATAGGCACAACGAATACCAACTATTCAGTGGCAAGCGGTGATTCTTTAGCGTTTACATTCACAGACGGGACAAGCATAACGTTTAACTCCTTAAACCAGCTCGGATATGACTTCAACAATACTGGAACTTACATACTTGACGCATCCGCAATTGTGAATACGATAAACAACAACCCGACACTTCAAGGGAAAGGAATAAGGGCTTATGCGGAGAACGTATCGGAAGCTGACCTGACATTTGATACGACAAATGTGAATATTGACCAAGGTGATGAAGTAACTATTACATTCTACTCAGGAGGAGAACTTGTATTTACAAAGACGTATACAGATACGGTAACACTAGACCAGTTTATAGCTGATATAAACAACCAGGCTGGTGGAAAGCTTATAGCTTCAAAGGACCCTTCAGGAACCAAACTCGTTCTTTCCACACCAAACGGGGAAACCATATCTGTTGAAGTAACAGTAAACGATGCAGATGGAGATACAGTAGTAAGCAGTATAAACCTGGGGGCTCTTCTGCAAGGTGCAGCTGGAACTGTAGTTAATACCAGTGGAGCTACAGCATCCGCGGTAAAAGTCGGAACGCTTATCGTAATGGGTTCAGAAAACTTCACAGTTCAAGGAACCGGAATAGCATACTTTACAGCAGCTACGAGCGGAACATTCAACTCACTTAATGATGTAGACGTAACAACTAACAAAGGTGCTGAAATCGCTCAGGTTTTAATCCAGAGGGCTGTAAGACAAGTTGACACCATACGCACCCAGATAGGTTCAACTATAAACAACCTCCAAGCTATCTACGACGCTCAAGCGGTTGCTAAAGACAACACGGACAACGCAGAAAGCATAATTAGGAACGTGGACTTTGCTAAGGAAATGACTGAATTCACTAAATATCAAATAAGGATGCAGTCCGGAGTGGCTATGCTCGCACAAGCAAACGCTCTACCTCAACTGGTTCTCCAGCTCCTCAGGTAA
- a CDS encoding flagellar protein FlaG, whose product MRVQRENGSFDWEFLKEIQQNILQNNSKNLESFRKEIKENSKKIQKVSNEELQKIIEEIKRKLDYLNKYLKIEIDKDLEIPVVKIIEKDTNKVIRQIPPDYLLELMKRIDEMLGILINERV is encoded by the coding sequence ATGAGGGTTCAAAGAGAAAATGGTTCTTTTGACTGGGAATTTCTCAAAGAGATTCAACAAAACATCTTACAAAACAATTCAAAAAACCTTGAAAGCTTCAGGAAGGAAATAAAGGAAAATTCTAAAAAAATTCAAAAAGTCAGCAACGAAGAACTCCAGAAAATCATAGAAGAGATAAAGAGAAAACTTGATTACCTGAACAAATACTTAAAGATAGAAATAGACAAAGATCTTGAAATTCCCGTTGTTAAGATAATTGAAAAGGATACAAATAAAGTAATCAGGCAAATTCCTCCCGATTACCTTTTAGAACTAATGAAGAGGATAGACGAGATGTTAGGTATTTTAATAAACGAGAGGGTATAA
- the fliD gene encoding flagellar filament capping protein FliD: MAGELYFSGVTGAYDWGSVLDNIMAVKSIPIQKLQQKKQLINQKLQILGEFSQKLSDLKNLIENFNLESALKTKKADVSDSDVISVSVSENAPEISFSVNVLNTASKEILVYDAGFNSLDETIGSDGSFTLRYYTSPTDYVEYTIDYSLIDTLKDIVNKINETQDYVKASIYYDGNKYKLMLAETSEENSTVETAPDLSTKAIHLLGTLPHQFGNNVLIQQAKNARIQIGSGDVIESAGNTFENVIEGVSISAKRAGTSEVSISQDFSKIREFLNNFVKSYNEVVSQVKSLTLGENAPFRGENTIMNVKYGLSDTLTPLMELGLIEYKEDGTISLSGNLESVINEKPDEFKLKMTQFLESAKAVAKVNYEAFEDFKEYLNDQAERIDENIRLLSQRLVQEEQILKRQFAQLEDFMNYANQIRERLKQFMVSISEMNGGNNK, encoded by the coding sequence ATGGCCGGAGAGCTTTACTTTTCGGGAGTAACCGGCGCTTACGACTGGGGCAGTGTTCTTGATAACATAATGGCTGTAAAAAGTATTCCAATTCAAAAACTGCAACAGAAAAAGCAATTAATAAACCAAAAACTCCAGATACTCGGTGAATTTTCTCAAAAACTGAGCGATTTAAAAAACTTAATTGAAAATTTTAATCTTGAAAGTGCTTTAAAGACTAAAAAGGCTGACGTTTCTGATTCAGATGTAATTTCAGTTTCCGTGTCGGAAAATGCGCCCGAAATTTCCTTCAGCGTTAACGTTTTGAACACCGCGAGTAAAGAAATACTCGTTTACGATGCAGGTTTTAATTCCTTGGACGAAACTATAGGGAGTGACGGAAGTTTTACACTGAGGTACTACACGAGTCCCACCGATTACGTGGAGTACACGATAGATTACTCTTTGATTGATACCTTAAAGGACATCGTAAATAAGATAAACGAAACTCAGGACTACGTTAAGGCTTCCATTTATTACGACGGAAACAAGTACAAGTTAATGCTTGCGGAGACCTCAGAAGAAAACTCTACCGTGGAAACAGCTCCTGACCTTTCAACAAAAGCCATACACCTCCTCGGAACACTGCCTCACCAGTTCGGAAATAACGTTCTTATTCAACAAGCTAAGAACGCAAGGATACAGATAGGAAGCGGGGACGTTATAGAGAGTGCGGGAAATACCTTTGAAAACGTTATAGAAGGAGTGAGCATAAGCGCAAAGAGAGCAGGTACTTCCGAGGTAAGTATTTCTCAGGATTTCAGTAAGATAAGGGAATTTTTAAATAATTTCGTGAAGTCTTACAACGAAGTCGTTTCTCAAGTAAAGAGTTTAACCCTCGGAGAAAATGCACCTTTTAGGGGTGAAAACACGATAATGAACGTAAAGTACGGGCTTTCCGATACGCTCACACCGCTCATGGAACTCGGTTTAATAGAGTACAAGGAAGACGGAACCATATCCCTGAGCGGGAATCTGGAAAGTGTTATTAACGAAAAGCCTGATGAATTTAAGTTAAAAATGACTCAATTCTTGGAGAGTGCAAAAGCTGTAGCTAAGGTAAATTACGAGGCTTTTGAAGACTTCAAGGAATACTTGAACGACCAGGCGGAAAGGATAGACGAAAATATCAGACTCCTTAGCCAGAGGCTGGTTCAGGAGGAACAAATACTTAAAAGGCAATTTGCACAGCTGGAAGACTTTATGAATTACGCAAATCAAATAAGGGAGAGGTTAAAGCAGTTTATGGTATCTATCTCTGAAATGAACGGAGGTAATAACAAATGA